A genomic region of Eriocheir sinensis breed Jianghai 21 unplaced genomic scaffold, ASM2467909v1 Scaffold74, whole genome shotgun sequence contains the following coding sequences:
- the LOC126994183 gene encoding uncharacterized protein LOC126994183, which produces MSRLTKRVWSNNKLSEHTKIQVYRACVVSTLLYGSESWTLRARQERKLNSLHMRCLRRILNITWQDKITNNTVLERAGMTSMFTLLKQRRMRWHGHVVRMDDGRIPKDLLYGELTEGTRPTGRPKLRYKDVCKRDLKALHINTDSWEDTASERSAWRQAIQQGLHVFEETLAQQSEAKRQRRKAQNPADQPASIFTCDQCGRDCHSRIGLSSHTRRCT; this is translated from the coding sequence ATGTCCCGACTTACCAAGAGAGTGTGGTCAAACAACAAGTTGTCCGAACACACAAAGATCCAGGTCTACAGAGCCTGCGTCGTAAGCACACTCCTGTACGGCAGCGAGTCGTGGACCCTTCGAGCTCGCCAAGAACGAAAACTCAACTCGCTCCACATGCGCTGCCTGCGACGCATCCTGAACATTACCTGGCAGGATAAAATCACAAACAACACTGTCCTGGAGAGAGCTGGGATGACCAGCATGTTCACTTTGCTCAAGCAGAGACGCATGCGCTGGCATGGCCATGTTGTCCGCATGGACGATGGTCGGATCCCCAAAGACCTCCTTTATGGAGAGCTGACGGAGGGGACACGCCCAACTGGCAGGCCAAAACTGCGATACAAGGACGTATGCAAGAGGGACCTGAAAGCCCTACACATCAACACCGACTCATGGGAAGATACAGCCTCAGAGCGATCCGCCTGGCGGCAAGCAATTCAACAAGGCCTCCATGTGTTTGAGGAGACCCTCGCCCAGCAGTCTGAggcaaagagacaaagaagaaaggccCAAAACCCGGCAGACCAACCAGCCTCTATCTTCACCTGTGATCAGTGTGGGAGGGATTGCCACTCTCGTATTGGCCTGTCCAGCCACACCCGACGCTGTACCTGA